In one Cloacibacillus porcorum genomic region, the following are encoded:
- a CDS encoding YczE/YyaS/YitT family protein — protein sequence MNVLLIKRYLVFILGVLINSFGISFITKASLGTSPITSVPYVFSLRFTPTLGECSFVLNMLFIFLQLLLLRRDFQKIQLLQIAVNFVFSWFIDVSMLLLASFAPVSYAAKLVSLAAGCAILAFGISLEVYANVLMIPGEGAVYAISKVLNKEFGVVKAGFDITLMLTAVTLSLLFFRGLNGIGEGTVISAFIVGMIVRLYNKRLGFIGSYLNPQRQ from the coding sequence TTGAATGTTTTGCTTATAAAACGTTATCTGGTATTTATTCTCGGGGTCCTCATCAATTCATTCGGAATCAGCTTTATCACAAAGGCCAGCCTCGGCACTTCGCCGATAACGAGCGTTCCCTATGTGTTCAGCCTGCGTTTCACGCCGACTCTGGGGGAATGTTCCTTCGTCCTCAATATGTTGTTTATCTTCCTGCAGCTTTTGCTGCTGCGGCGTGATTTTCAGAAGATCCAGCTGCTGCAGATCGCGGTGAATTTTGTCTTTAGCTGGTTTATCGACGTGAGCATGCTGCTTTTGGCCTCCTTCGCGCCGGTGAGCTATGCCGCGAAGCTCGTCTCACTGGCGGCGGGCTGCGCGATACTCGCCTTCGGCATCAGCCTCGAGGTCTACGCGAACGTCCTGATGATTCCCGGGGAAGGGGCCGTCTACGCTATCTCCAAGGTGCTGAATAAGGAGTTCGGCGTCGTCAAGGCGGGCTTCGACATCACGCTGATGCTCACGGCGGTGACGCTTTCGCTGCTGTTTTTCCGTGGGCTGAACGGGATAGGGGAGGGGACGGTGATCTCGGCCTTTATCGTCGGGATGATCGTCAGGCTGTATAATAAACGGCTCGGTTTTATCGGCAGTTATCTGAATCCGCAGCGTCAGTGA
- a CDS encoding GNAT family N-acetyltransferase, producing the protein MRPDWELELYEPARLDAALEERLLDIWEQAMLATHDFFGDGGETVRLKRPYVSRDLRNLKLVCFGRAAVKGFAAIAGEELKMLYVVPESFKRGIGAALVDYARTRYGIRYVKVYEQNTGAVLFYKRLGFVIFEKSVNTDRHGQRLSVLRMTLKQPPTPRH; encoded by the coding sequence ATGCGGCCTGACTGGGAACTGGAATTATACGAACCGGCACGGCTTGATGCCGCTCTGGAAGAACGGCTTCTTGACATCTGGGAACAGGCCATGCTCGCGACGCACGACTTTTTTGGAGACGGCGGCGAGACGGTACGACTAAAACGCCCTTACGTGAGCCGTGATCTGCGTAACTTGAAGCTGGTCTGCTTCGGCCGCGCCGCCGTCAAGGGTTTTGCGGCCATCGCGGGCGAGGAGCTGAAAATGCTGTACGTGGTCCCCGAAAGTTTCAAAAGAGGCATCGGCGCCGCCCTTGTGGACTATGCGCGTACGAGATACGGCATTAGGTACGTCAAGGTATATGAACAAAACACTGGCGCAGTCCTATTCTATAAGCGTCTAGGCTTCGTCATTTTTGAAAAATCAGTGAATACCGACCGTCACGGACAGCGGCTTTCCGTACTGCGTATGACGCTGAAACAGCCGCCAACACCGCGTCACTGA
- a CDS encoding EFR1 family ferrodoxin (N-terminal region resembles flavodoxins. C-terminal ferrodoxin region binds two 4Fe-4S clusters.) — protein MILYFSGTGNSRYAAQVIESVTKDETASLNRLMRRDAGAAIKSERPLVFAAPIYAWRIPRAVESFIRAASFEGCKKAYFVVTCASEAGNAVHYAKKLCESKGLEFMGLASVDMPENYVALMNVPDRERSESIIRATTPQIFAIAESISRGAYISDYRPSFIDIIKSAVVNPLFYLLAVKSKSFRATDKCTGCGRCAELCPLNGIEIKEGRPEWNGRCTHCMACISGCPAEAIEYGKRTVGKRRYYNEGYNTKPASE, from the coding sequence ATGATTCTATATTTCAGCGGAACCGGAAACAGCCGCTACGCGGCACAGGTAATCGAATCGGTCACGAAAGATGAAACCGCCTCCCTCAACAGGCTCATGAGGCGTGACGCCGGGGCGGCGATAAAATCCGAGCGGCCCCTCGTCTTTGCCGCGCCGATTTACGCCTGGCGCATTCCGCGCGCCGTCGAGAGCTTCATCCGCGCAGCCTCCTTCGAGGGCTGTAAAAAAGCCTACTTCGTCGTCACCTGCGCCTCCGAGGCCGGAAACGCCGTGCATTACGCGAAAAAGCTCTGCGAGTCGAAGGGGCTGGAGTTCATGGGGCTCGCCTCCGTAGACATGCCGGAGAACTACGTGGCGCTCATGAACGTACCGGACCGGGAGCGATCCGAGAGCATAATCAGGGCGACGACGCCGCAGATATTCGCGATCGCCGAGAGCATCAGCCGCGGAGCCTATATCAGCGATTACAGACCCTCTTTTATCGACATCATAAAAAGCGCCGTCGTCAATCCCCTATTCTACCTGCTGGCGGTAAAGAGCAAATCCTTCCGCGCCACCGATAAATGCACCGGCTGCGGCAGATGCGCCGAACTCTGCCCGCTGAACGGCATCGAAATCAAAGAGGGACGTCCTGAATGGAACGGCCGCTGCACCCACTGCATGGCCTGCATCAGCGGCTGCCCCGCGGAGGCGATCGAGTACGGCAAGCGGACAGTCGGCAAGAGACGCTACTACAACGAGGGCTACAATACGAAGCCGGCCTCCGAATAG
- a CDS encoding MATE family efflux transporter, with protein MDNRLSQREVEIFETMSVPKAVAALAVPTVISQIIAMVYNLADTWYIGQLNDTNMMAAVTLIFPVFLMLSALANLFGIGGASLLSRSLGEHNYVRVREAGASSAWMAVAATLAYSLVTMIWRVPLLRMLGADDGTIDYASGYLFWTVAVGGLPTVMNMVLAHLIRSEGASREASFGMSFGGLLNMLLDPFFIYDWGLGLKMEGAAIATCISNIAATSYLLYYLFRTRRENVISLSPKYFRFKRSVAGEIFFVGLPSSIQFMMSVLSNAVLNYLMAAYTASALSAVGIVKKVDMVPTYVVQGICNGVIPLLAYNYASGNYKRLWRCAYFAGVCSLCVTFSYLALCESFAPFIIRIFIDNARAVDLGAVFLRLHCMSTPFLAIFFLVIAFFQATGRGTPALFISFLRKGAIDIPFMIVMNAVWPMYGIMAVQPMMDFIVAVICLSIYRIVQKKDRRELELKKTA; from the coding sequence ATGGATAACAGACTGAGCCAGAGGGAAGTTGAAATATTCGAGACGATGTCCGTGCCGAAGGCTGTGGCGGCCCTCGCCGTGCCCACCGTTATCAGCCAGATCATCGCCATGGTCTATAATCTCGCCGACACCTGGTACATCGGACAGCTCAACGATACGAACATGATGGCGGCGGTGACGCTGATTTTCCCCGTTTTTTTGATGCTCTCCGCGCTCGCGAACCTCTTCGGCATCGGCGGTGCGAGCCTGCTTTCAAGGTCGCTTGGCGAACATAATTACGTGCGCGTGCGCGAGGCCGGGGCTTCGAGCGCCTGGATGGCCGTGGCCGCCACGCTGGCCTATTCGCTGGTCACGATGATATGGCGCGTGCCGCTGCTGCGCATGCTCGGCGCGGACGACGGCACGATAGATTACGCGAGCGGCTATCTATTCTGGACAGTTGCCGTCGGCGGCCTGCCGACGGTGATGAACATGGTGCTCGCGCACCTGATCCGTTCCGAGGGGGCGTCGCGCGAGGCGAGCTTCGGCATGAGTTTCGGCGGGCTGCTGAATATGCTGCTTGACCCATTTTTTATCTACGACTGGGGGCTGGGGCTGAAGATGGAGGGGGCGGCGATCGCCACCTGTATCTCCAATATCGCGGCTACCTCGTATCTGCTGTATTATCTCTTCCGCACACGGCGGGAGAATGTGATCTCGCTTTCGCCGAAGTATTTCCGTTTCAAAAGGAGCGTCGCCGGGGAGATATTTTTTGTGGGACTGCCCTCCTCGATACAGTTCATGATGAGCGTCCTCTCCAACGCTGTGCTGAACTACCTTATGGCGGCATACACGGCAAGCGCCCTCTCCGCCGTCGGCATCGTCAAAAAGGTCGATATGGTGCCCACCTATGTCGTTCAGGGGATCTGCAACGGCGTCATCCCGCTTTTGGCCTATAACTATGCCTCCGGGAATTATAAACGCCTCTGGCGGTGCGCCTATTTCGCGGGCGTCTGTTCGCTCTGCGTCACCTTTTCCTATCTGGCGCTCTGCGAATCCTTCGCCCCCTTCATCATCAGAATATTCATCGATAACGCCCGGGCCGTTGACCTGGGGGCGGTATTCCTGCGCCTGCACTGCATGTCCACGCCCTTTCTGGCGATATTCTTCCTCGTCATCGCCTTCTTCCAGGCGACGGGACGCGGCACGCCGGCGCTGTTCATCTCTTTTTTGCGCAAGGGCGCGATAGACATTCCCTTCATGATCGTGATGAACGCCGTCTGGCCGATGTACGGGATAATGGCCGTTCAGCCGATGATGGATTTTATCGTCGCCGTTATCTGTCTCTCCATCTACCGGATAGTGCAGAAAAAGGACCGAAGGGAGCTGGAGCTAAAGAAAACGGCATAG